The genomic window CGGTCCCGGTGGGCACCGACCAGCGCGGTCGGGCCCGGTCGGTGACGCTCATGTATGCCTCTGCCGTGATCGGTGCCATTCCGCGCATGGGCAAGACGTTCGCGCTGCGGCTGCTGCTGCTCGCGGCGGCCCTGGACCCGCGCTCTGAGCTGCACGTGCACAACCTCAAGGGCGGGTCGGACCTGGAGCCGCTGGCGGCCGTCGCGCACTACTACCGCAGCGGCGACGAGCCGGAGGACGTAGACGCGCTCATGGCTGATCTGCGGGCCGTGCACGAGGACATGCGCCGGCGCTACAAGGTGCTGCGCGACCTGCCCCGCGAGGTCTGCCCCGAGTCGAAGGTGACCGACGAGCTCGCCTCCCGCCGTGAGCTGGGCCTGCACCCCGTCGTGGTCGCGCTGGACGAGTGCCAAGTGATCTTTGAGCACCCCACCTACAAGGGCGAAGCCACCGAGCTGGTGACCGACCTGGTGAAGCGCGGCCCCGCCGTGGCGGTCATGGTCCTGGTCGCCACGCAGCGCCCCGACCGGGACTCGCTGCCGTCCGGGATCCGGGCTAACGCGGTGCTGCGGCTGTGCCTGAAGGTCACCGAGCAGGTTGCTAACGACATGGTGCTGGGCACGAGCGCCTACCGGTCCGGGGTGCGCGCAACGATGTTCAGCCGGCGTGACCTGGGCGTGGCTTACCTCGCCGGCGAGGGCGACGACCCGGTGATCGTGCGGACCGCGTACGTGGACAGCCCGGCCGCTGCCAGCGTCGCTGCCCGGGCCCGCGCGGCGAGGGTCGCCGCCGGCACCCTGACGGGCATGGCGGCCGGCGAGGTGCCGGCCGACGACGACTCGCGCTCGATCGTGGATCACCTCGCGGACGTGTGGCCGGCCGGGGTCGAGCGGTGCTGGTGGGACGAGCTGGCCGCGGCCCTGGCCGCCCGGATGCCGGCGACCTACGGCGAGCTGACCGGTGAGGCTGTCTCGGCTGCTGCTCGATCCCACGGGCTGCCGTCGGTACAGGTCGCCCGGACCATCGACGGTGAGCGCGTCAACAAGCGCGGCACGACCCGCGCCGCGCTGCTCGACGCGGTGTCCAGCCGCACCGCGGCGTAGCAGACCGACCACCACGACGAGGGGCCCCGCCAGATGGCGGGGCCCCTCGTCGTGCGCACGCCTACCGCCCGGACCACCACGCCCGGACTCGGCCCCACCGGGTCGCCGGATGGGTGTCCGCCGTCGTTCCGGCCCTCGAGGGGGGACCCACGACCCGTGGCCCTCGCTGCTGGTCGGGGTGACCGTGCTCGCCGTCGCTGGTCGGCTGGAGAGGGACCGGGGTCGCCTGACGGGTCAGCATGAGCGCCATAGCGCGCTCTACCTCGAGGGCTCGCCCGCGCTCGTCTGCGACCGCTTCGGCAATCTGCGCCCGGTGCAGCGCTTCCCGCTCCCGATCGGCCGACTCCCGGGCCCGTTGCTCTGCCTGCGTGATCTGCTGCTGGGCCTGCTCGAGCTGCGCCCGCAGCCAGTCCACCTCGCCGGGCTCTGACGCCGACGCACGGTGGTCGTCCTCGCCCTCGAGGGGGTCGCCCAGGTCAGTCGTGGTCGTCGCCGGCGTCTCGAGCAGACCCGCTGCGACGAGCCCGGCGACCGGGATGCGCCACCCGCCATCCTCGCCAGGAACGCATCCCTCGAGCCTGCCTGTCTGCCGGGCATATCGGATCGTGGCCGGCGAGCAGCGGCACAGCCTGGCCGCTGCCTTTTGCGAGAGATAGTCGTCTGCGGGCGGGGTGCTGGTCACCGGTCCACGGTCCCATCTGC from Arsenicicoccus dermatophilus includes these protein-coding regions:
- a CDS encoding FtsK/SpoIIIE domain-containing protein, which gives rise to VPVGTDQRGRARSVTLMYASAVIGAIPRMGKTFALRLLLLAAALDPRSELHVHNLKGGSDLEPLAAVAHYYRSGDEPEDVDALMADLRAVHEDMRRRYKVLRDLPREVCPESKVTDELASRRELGLHPVVVALDECQVIFEHPTYKGEATELVTDLVKRGPAVAVMVLVATQRPDRDSLPSGIRANAVLRLCLKVTEQVANDMVLGTSAYRSGVRATMFSRRDLGVAYLAGEGDDPVIVRTAYVDSPAAASVAARARAARVAAGTLTGMAAGEVPADDDSRSIVDHLADVWPAGVERCWWDELAAALAARMPATYGELTGEAVSAAARSHGLPSVQVARTIDGERVNKRGTTRAALLDAVSSRTAA